One window from the genome of Thalassospira xiamenensis M-5 = DSM 17429 encodes:
- a CDS encoding MFS transporter codes for MTETVNKPTAAAAQGAPAWWAVISMTLGVFGLVTAEFLPVSLLTPMADDLQITEGLAGQAMSTTAVLALITSLLTATVTRSIDRRYVLLGFSILLTISNIMVATAPSFAVLLAGRVLLGIALGGFWTMSAATVMRLVPEKSIPRALSILFSGVSAATIFAAPLGSYLGDVIGWRDVFLLASLLGVLALVVQFLTLPKMPPRGRATLRTLVEVINRPRMKFGLFSLVLIITGHFALFTYVRPFLENITGVATAGVSGILLGFGLANFIGTYVGGALVARSLRMTIALMPMIMGLAGIGMVSIQGAIVPTTVLVAIWGMAFGGVPVAWSTWITRAVPDEAESGGGLLVAGFQLAIATGSGVGGLLFDASGALGVFTIAGMLLVGASIIVTLGLRTAPVPAIEQA; via the coding sequence ATGACTGAGACAGTAAATAAGCCCACGGCTGCTGCTGCGCAAGGCGCGCCGGCCTGGTGGGCGGTTATTTCCATGACATTGGGGGTTTTCGGGCTGGTCACGGCCGAATTCCTGCCCGTAAGCCTGCTGACCCCGATGGCCGATGACCTGCAAATTACCGAAGGCCTGGCTGGTCAGGCGATGTCAACCACCGCCGTTCTGGCCCTGATCACAAGCCTGCTTACCGCGACCGTCACGCGCAGCATTGACCGCCGCTATGTCCTGCTGGGCTTTTCGATCCTTCTGACCATCTCCAACATCATGGTCGCCACCGCGCCCAGCTTTGCAGTGCTGCTGGCCGGTCGTGTTCTGCTGGGCATCGCGCTTGGCGGTTTCTGGACCATGTCGGCCGCGACCGTCATGCGCCTTGTCCCGGAAAAAAGCATTCCGCGCGCGCTGTCGATCCTGTTTAGCGGCGTCTCGGCTGCCACCATCTTTGCCGCCCCGCTCGGAAGCTATCTTGGCGATGTGATCGGCTGGCGCGATGTGTTCCTGCTGGCCTCCCTGCTCGGCGTGCTCGCCCTTGTCGTGCAGTTCCTGACGCTCCCGAAAATGCCGCCGCGGGGTCGTGCAACGCTGCGTACATTGGTCGAGGTCATCAATCGCCCGCGCATGAAATTCGGCCTGTTTTCACTGGTCCTGATCATTACCGGCCATTTCGCCCTGTTCACCTATGTCCGGCCGTTCCTTGAAAACATCACCGGCGTTGCGACGGCGGGCGTTTCGGGCATTCTGCTCGGCTTTGGTCTTGCCAATTTCATCGGCACCTATGTCGGCGGCGCGCTGGTTGCACGGTCGCTGCGCATGACGATTGCCCTGATGCCGATGATCATGGGCTTGGCCGGGATCGGCATGGTCTCCATTCAGGGCGCGATTGTCCCGACCACCGTGCTTGTCGCGATCTGGGGCATGGCCTTTGGCGGTGTGCCGGTCGCATGGTCGACCTGGATCACGCGCGCCGTCCCGGACGAAGCCGAAAGCGGCGGCGGCCTTCTGGTCGCAGGTTTCCAGCTTGCGATTGCGACGGGCTCTGGCGTTGGCGGCCTTCTGTTTGACGCCAGCGGCGCGCTTGGCGTCTTTACCATCGCCGGCATGTTGCTGGTGGGTGCCTCGATCATCGTGACACTGGGTCTGCGTACCGCGCCTGTTCCCGCAATCGAACAGGCATAA
- the araD1 gene encoding AraD1 family protein, whose protein sequence is MRLVQYKDTAGAQHVAVVEDAKTLIPLKAVASTRELASIAISQGVTMIEAAKARLGDTNVDYDEVAKSGRLLPPITHADPAHFLVTGTGLTHLGSASARANMHKADNKAADETDSMKMFRMGVEGGKPKAGAQGVQPEWFYKGDGSVVANPGADIPSPSFALDGSEEPEIAAIYVIDPEGNPVRIGFAIGNEFSDHVMERQNYLYLAHSKLRACAMGPELLLGDLPSHVEGTSRLYRDGKVIWEKPFLSGEDNMSHSLANLEYHHFKYDLFCRPGDVHAHFFGTATLSFADGIKTQDGDEFEIEAAPFGRALRNRLKTQVERKVTIRSI, encoded by the coding sequence ATGAGACTGGTTCAATACAAGGATACCGCGGGCGCGCAGCATGTGGCCGTGGTCGAGGATGCCAAAACCCTGATCCCGCTTAAGGCGGTTGCCTCCACGCGGGAGCTTGCCAGCATCGCGATTTCGCAAGGGGTCACGATGATCGAGGCGGCAAAGGCTCGCCTGGGCGACACCAACGTTGATTATGACGAGGTCGCCAAATCCGGCCGTCTGTTGCCGCCGATCACCCATGCCGATCCGGCGCATTTCCTTGTCACCGGAACCGGGTTGACCCACCTTGGCTCTGCTTCCGCACGGGCCAACATGCACAAGGCCGATAACAAGGCGGCGGATGAAACGGATTCCATGAAGATGTTTCGCATGGGGGTCGAGGGCGGCAAGCCGAAGGCGGGCGCGCAGGGCGTGCAGCCGGAATGGTTTTACAAGGGTGATGGATCGGTCGTGGCCAATCCGGGGGCGGATATCCCGAGCCCGTCCTTTGCCCTTGATGGCAGCGAGGAACCCGAAATTGCCGCGATTTACGTGATTGACCCCGAAGGCAATCCGGTGCGCATCGGCTTTGCGATTGGCAACGAGTTTTCCGACCATGTGATGGAACGCCAGAATTACCTTTATCTGGCGCATTCGAAACTGCGTGCGTGTGCGATGGGGCCGGAACTGCTTCTGGGCGATCTGCCAAGCCATGTTGAAGGCACGTCGCGGCTTTATCGCGATGGCAAGGTGATCTGGGAAAAACCGTTCCTGAGTGGCGAGGACAATATGTCTCACTCGCTCGCCAATCTTGAATATCATCACTTCAAATATGATCTGTTCTGCCGCCCGGGCGATGTGCATGCGCATTTCTTTGGCACGGCGACGCTTAGCTTTGCCGATGGCATCAAAACGCAGGATGGCGACGAGTTCGAGATCGAGGCCGCCCCGTTTGGCCGCGCATTGCGCAACCGGCTTAAAACGCAGGTGGAACGCAAGGTGACGATCAGGTCGATCTGA
- a CDS encoding pirin family protein, translated as MSWNPALEPGCPDIVDIDAIETLIIPRSRDLGGFEVRRALPAPKRQMVGPFIFFDQAGPAEFLTGQGVDVRPHPHIGLGTVTYLFRGDFHHRDSTGADQIIKPGELNWMVAGRGVSHSERTSATARSGPNSLFGIQTWLALPEAQEDIAPTFAHHGKGTLPVIEEDGVSVRLILGNAYGEVAPATMFSETFYADVKLDAGRMLPMPDDHEDRGIYIVEGSISVAGQDFEAGQMMVFRPGDRITVIAGEQGARLMILGGATFSGPRYIWWNFVASSKERLEEAKADWRAGNWGKGRFDLPIDDRDEYIPLPE; from the coding sequence ATGAGTTGGAACCCCGCACTTGAACCCGGCTGCCCCGATATTGTCGATATTGACGCCATCGAGACCCTGATCATTCCGCGGTCCCGCGATCTGGGCGGGTTTGAGGTCCGGCGTGCCTTGCCCGCGCCAAAGCGCCAGATGGTCGGGCCGTTCATCTTTTTTGATCAGGCGGGACCGGCCGAATTCCTGACCGGGCAGGGCGTTGACGTCCGGCCGCATCCGCATATCGGGCTGGGTACGGTGACCTATCTGTTTCGCGGTGATTTCCACCATCGCGACAGTACGGGGGCCGATCAGATCATCAAGCCGGGGGAGCTTAACTGGATGGTGGCCGGGCGGGGTGTTTCACATTCCGAACGCACATCCGCCACGGCGCGAAGCGGCCCCAACAGCCTGTTTGGCATACAGACATGGCTGGCCCTGCCCGAAGCACAGGAGGATATCGCCCCGACATTCGCCCATCACGGCAAGGGCACATTGCCGGTGATCGAGGAAGACGGCGTTTCAGTAAGGCTGATCCTTGGCAATGCTTATGGCGAGGTGGCCCCGGCGACGATGTTTTCCGAAACCTTCTATGCCGATGTGAAGCTGGATGCCGGGCGGATGTTGCCGATGCCCGATGATCACGAGGATCGCGGGATTTACATCGTCGAGGGTTCGATCTCGGTCGCGGGACAGGATTTTGAGGCCGGGCAGATGATGGTGTTCCGTCCCGGTGACAGGATTACGGTGATTGCCGGGGAGCAGGGCGCGCGGCTGATGATCCTTGGCGGGGCAACATTTTCAGGCCCGCGTTATATCTGGTGGAACTTCGTGGCGTCATCCAAAGAACGGCTGGAGGAAGCCAAGGCCGACTGGCGGGCGGGGAACTGGGGCAAGGGGCGGTTTGACCTGCCGATTGATGACCGGGATGAATATATTCCGCTGCCGGAATAG
- a CDS encoding RNase H family protein, whose translation MGRLFEHATKRETLYRAWRKIHTNGRTSKAQETRVAIEQFERTASREIHRIQERLRKGTFEFDPQKGVAKRKVSGGKRGIVMASVHNRVVERALLDTLQEKSVFIKDVITMPTSVGGVPERSVPHGLKLIDEAIKNGFNHFIRSDISGFFDHVPRKAVIDRIESNLDDMRFIEILNEATTVTLGNEAALGEDRAIFPTNDEGVAQGSPLSPLFGNILLYDFDNKFNKGGLICIRFIDDFILLAKSEHEVTRAFHDAKAFLAALDMSCHDPFSKSTKSDKADRGKVEDGFVFLGYHILPGIIQPSASARKSIKETVNSHLNAGRQSISAVLKAGNSFERHQRYAQTLVMIDLVLQGWGQAFAYGNAPYVLNDLDKAIDESIANFRKWYARKMEQADWKTRRRTGGICLLSDIQPKTFDDVPIILEKGKRFVTTSKTITISTDGSVITQGQRLGKDRGSGGWAFLIHETGEEKSGSVSNVTNNQMELQAVIEALRQAPPTPSIKIRTDSQYVYDAIEKGSSIKKNQEMWGEYKKALADRSIKVIWVKGHSGDPQNERVDKLANLAARRQRKTDETS comes from the coding sequence ATGGGTAGACTTTTTGAGCACGCGACAAAGAGAGAAACACTTTATCGAGCGTGGCGTAAAATCCACACAAATGGTCGTACATCGAAAGCACAGGAAACTCGTGTTGCCATTGAGCAATTCGAACGCACTGCAAGTCGTGAAATCCATCGAATTCAAGAGCGCCTAAGAAAAGGGACATTTGAATTTGATCCGCAGAAGGGCGTTGCGAAGCGGAAGGTTAGTGGAGGTAAACGCGGGATTGTAATGGCTTCGGTCCATAATCGCGTCGTTGAGCGCGCTTTGTTGGACACACTTCAAGAAAAATCAGTTTTCATAAAAGACGTAATTACAATGCCAACGAGCGTTGGCGGCGTTCCCGAACGTAGTGTCCCGCATGGCCTGAAACTGATTGATGAAGCAATTAAGAATGGTTTCAATCATTTCATTCGTTCGGATATATCTGGCTTCTTTGATCATGTACCCCGTAAAGCCGTGATCGACCGTATTGAGAGTAATCTAGACGATATGCGGTTCATTGAAATTCTCAATGAGGCGACAACCGTCACTCTTGGAAATGAAGCAGCTTTGGGGGAAGACCGCGCAATTTTCCCAACAAATGATGAAGGTGTCGCGCAAGGCTCCCCGCTATCACCGCTGTTCGGTAACATTCTTCTTTATGACTTTGATAATAAATTCAATAAAGGTGGCTTGATATGTATTCGATTTATTGACGATTTCATACTCTTAGCAAAATCAGAACACGAAGTCACAAGAGCCTTCCATGATGCGAAAGCGTTTCTTGCCGCATTAGATATGTCTTGCCATGACCCCTTCTCCAAGAGCACCAAAAGTGACAAGGCAGATAGAGGTAAAGTTGAAGATGGTTTTGTCTTTCTGGGTTATCATATCTTGCCTGGAATAATCCAACCATCGGCATCAGCCCGAAAAAGCATCAAGGAAACTGTTAATAGCCACCTAAATGCAGGAAGACAGTCAATCTCTGCAGTCTTAAAAGCAGGTAATAGCTTTGAAAGACACCAAAGATATGCCCAGACTCTCGTGATGATTGATTTGGTTCTCCAAGGCTGGGGGCAAGCATTCGCCTATGGGAATGCGCCATACGTTTTAAATGATCTTGATAAGGCAATCGACGAGAGTATTGCAAATTTCCGCAAGTGGTATGCTCGAAAAATGGAGCAAGCCGATTGGAAAACTCGGCGACGTACAGGCGGCATTTGTTTGTTAAGCGATATTCAGCCTAAGACTTTTGATGATGTCCCGATAATACTCGAAAAAGGCAAACGTTTTGTCACAACATCGAAGACGATTACCATCTCAACAGATGGCTCTGTCATTACGCAAGGGCAGCGACTTGGGAAGGATCGAGGTTCTGGTGGTTGGGCATTTTTGATACACGAAACAGGTGAAGAAAAATCTGGGAGTGTGTCGAATGTCACAAATAATCAAATGGAGTTGCAAGCCGTCATTGAAGCCTTGAGACAAGCGCCGCCAACTCCTTCTATCAAGATTAGGACAGATAGCCAGTATGTGTATGACGCAATTGAGAAAGGGAGTTCGATCAAGAAGAATCAAGAAATGTGGGGCGAATATAAAAAAGCACTCGCAGATCGCTCTATCAAAGTAATTTGGGTTAAGGGTCATTCTGGTGACCCGCAGAATGAGCGCGTTGATAAATTGGCAAATTTAGCTGCGCGGCGACAACGCAAAACCGACGAAACCTCTTAG
- a CDS encoding FadR/GntR family transcriptional regulator: MPSSMSRTYAKRSLHSIVAHDLGSRIVSGKLAPGDVLPTEAALSESLDVSRTALREAIKILSAKGLIESRPKTGTRVKPRTSWNLLDPDVLSWHFPDPDPAFLYGLFETRMIIEPNTAAMAAERATEEQLATIEAAYTGMENAELGTEAVYITDLVFHQAILDASGNDFMKSFGMLIETALIGSFRLSSGGPKAHVKSLPDHFAVYRAIAHREPGDAREAMRNLLSRTMLQLRQQLGMKSEHDWDVIGL; the protein is encoded by the coding sequence ATGCCATCGTCCATGTCACGAACCTATGCCAAACGCAGCCTGCACAGCATCGTTGCCCATGATCTGGGATCACGGATCGTTTCGGGCAAACTGGCACCGGGCGATGTCCTCCCGACCGAGGCGGCCTTGAGTGAATCGCTTGATGTCTCGCGCACGGCCCTGCGCGAGGCGATCAAAATCCTCTCGGCCAAGGGGCTGATCGAAAGCCGTCCGAAAACCGGCACGCGCGTCAAACCGCGCACAAGCTGGAACCTGCTCGACCCCGATGTTCTGTCCTGGCATTTCCCCGATCCCGATCCGGCGTTTCTCTATGGCCTGTTTGAAACCCGCATGATTATCGAGCCCAACACCGCCGCCATGGCCGCCGAACGCGCGACCGAGGAACAACTCGCCACCATCGAGGCCGCCTATACCGGCATGGAAAATGCCGAACTCGGCACCGAGGCCGTCTATATCACCGACCTTGTTTTCCATCAGGCGATTTTGGATGCGTCGGGCAATGATTTCATGAAATCGTTCGGCATGCTGATTGAAACCGCGCTCATCGGCTCGTTCCGCCTGTCCTCGGGCGGGCCAAAGGCACATGTCAAATCCCTGCCCGACCATTTCGCGGTTTACCGCGCCATCGCGCACCGCGAACCCGGCGACGCCCGCGAAGCCATGCGCAACCTGCTCAGCCGCACCATGCTGCAACTCCGCCAGCAGCTCGGCATGAAAAGCGAACATGACTGGGACGTGATCGGGCTTTGA
- a CDS encoding helix-turn-helix domain-containing protein, whose protein sequence is MIIIEDETTATLAARLKREREIRGWSLGQFADKSGVSKAMISKIERGEASPTATVLGRLSGALSLTVSALLSSASPVHHGVRKHAKQPLWSDPETGYNRRQVLSGQKIPLELVEVTLPPGKQVTMPASAYSFIQQAIWVLEGTLLFHEGDRVHHLDTGDSLELGPPQDCIFENKSPENCRYLVAVVRNSY, encoded by the coding sequence ATGATCATTATAGAAGACGAAACCACTGCCACCCTTGCTGCCCGGCTTAAGCGCGAACGCGAAATCCGCGGCTGGTCCCTGGGTCAATTCGCAGATAAATCCGGCGTCTCCAAGGCCATGATCAGCAAGATCGAACGCGGCGAAGCCAGCCCTACGGCAACGGTTCTCGGGCGGCTTTCCGGGGCCCTGTCGCTTACGGTTTCGGCATTGCTCTCGTCGGCAAGCCCCGTCCATCATGGTGTACGGAAACACGCAAAGCAGCCATTATGGTCGGATCCCGAAACCGGCTATAACCGCCGTCAGGTGCTATCGGGGCAGAAAATCCCGCTCGAACTTGTCGAAGTCACCCTGCCACCCGGCAAACAGGTCACCATGCCCGCCTCCGCATACAGCTTCATTCAGCAGGCGATCTGGGTGCTTGAGGGAACATTGCTGTTTCACGAAGGCGACAGGGTGCATCACCTCGACACGGGCGATAGCCTTGAACTCGGCCCGCCGCAAGATTGCATATTTGAAAATAAAAGCCCCGAAAACTGCCGCTATCTGGTCGCCGTCGTGCGCAACTCGTACTGA
- a CDS encoding AraC family transcriptional regulator: MQMLSSDLISELLLGMRLDGLHYNRIQISPPFGVRFGDDPTRAQFHFIARGRVYLRTDSGVVHTLEAGDAVLLPRGGIHALLSDPSIPCLDVTDYSVTTICRRVDDIHACKAEQCRSTDTLIFSGCMEFDLGGMHPLVSMMPEVMQVGTLIDRNPELLPVLEAMAREVSTERAGFAGILTRLADVVSASIVRDWVECGCGDAAGWVEALRDPRMGRVIAAIHRDPGRNWTVEAMASEMGSSRSVFAERFLEVTGVTPLRYVTELRMRLASQWITRDRMAIDVVAERLGYGSQAAFSRAFKRTTGKSPGTMRAA; encoded by the coding sequence ATGCAGATGCTTTCCAGTGACCTGATCAGCGAGCTTTTGCTCGGCATGCGGCTTGACGGGTTGCATTACAACCGCATCCAGATTTCCCCGCCCTTTGGCGTGCGATTTGGCGATGATCCGACGCGGGCACAGTTTCATTTCATTGCGCGCGGGCGGGTTTACCTGCGCACCGATAGCGGGGTTGTCCATACGCTTGAGGCCGGTGATGCGGTGCTTTTGCCGCGCGGGGGCATTCATGCGCTGCTGTCTGATCCGTCCATCCCGTGCCTTGATGTGACCGATTACAGTGTCACGACGATCTGCCGCCGGGTGGATGATATTCATGCCTGCAAGGCGGAGCAGTGCCGCAGCACCGATACGCTTATTTTCAGTGGCTGCATGGAATTTGACCTTGGCGGGATGCATCCGCTGGTCAGCATGATGCCCGAGGTGATGCAGGTCGGAACCCTTATTGATCGAAACCCCGAACTTTTGCCGGTGCTGGAAGCCATGGCGCGCGAAGTTTCGACCGAGCGCGCCGGTTTTGCCGGGATCCTGACGCGGCTTGCCGATGTGGTATCGGCATCGATCGTGCGTGATTGGGTCGAATGCGGATGTGGTGATGCGGCCGGTTGGGTCGAGGCATTGCGTGACCCGCGCATGGGCCGCGTGATTGCCGCCATCCATCGCGATCCGGGCCGCAACTGGACCGTCGAGGCGATGGCATCGGAAATGGGCAGTTCACGGTCGGTCTTTGCCGAACGGTTCCTTGAGGTCACCGGGGTGACACCGCTTCGCTATGTCACCGAACTTCGCATGCGGCTTGCCAGCCAGTGGATCACGCGTGATCGCATGGCGATTGATGTGGTGGCGGAGCGGCTGGGCTATGGCTCTCAGGCGGCATTCAGCCGCGCGTTCAAACGCACGACGGGCAAATCGCCGGGCACCATGCGGGCGGCATAG
- a CDS encoding type II toxin-antitoxin system PemK/MazF family toxin yields the protein MAAAGYVPERNDIIWLDFEPTKGKEIGKYRPALVLSSRQYNQQTGLMICCPISTSIRGAVTEVPVDNLDKPSVVAASLIQTLSWKDRKAKFIVQAKSEVMEQVLIRIIPLIGADAVIEKFIE from the coding sequence ATGGCGGCGGCGGGATATGTGCCGGAGCGCAATGACATCATCTGGCTGGATTTCGAGCCGACCAAAGGCAAGGAAATCGGCAAATACCGACCGGCTTTGGTGCTGTCATCCCGGCAATATAACCAGCAAACCGGCCTGATGATCTGCTGCCCGATCAGCACCAGCATTCGCGGGGCGGTGACGGAAGTTCCGGTTGATAACCTCGATAAACCTTCTGTGGTGGCGGCAAGCCTGATCCAGACCCTGTCATGGAAAGACCGGAAGGCCAAATTCATCGTGCAAGCGAAGTCTGAGGTGATGGAGCAGGTGCTGATCCGCATCATCCCGTTGATCGGTGCCGATGCGGTGATCGAAAAATTTATCGAGTGA
- a CDS encoding GNAT family N-acetyltransferase, with the protein MMLVRGATERDLPEILEIYNQVLRDSTAIYDDVPSTLEERREWFEGRNQQGFPVLVAEDDGKVLGFASYGPWRARWGYRFTVEHSVHVHVDHRGTGMGRALLTALIPMAKEAGMHVMIGGIDAENVNSIRFHERFGFVEVGRAKQVARKFDRWLDLVTMQLFLNEPDARA; encoded by the coding sequence ATGATGCTTGTGCGCGGTGCGACGGAACGGGACCTTCCGGAAATTCTTGAAATTTATAATCAGGTTCTTCGCGATAGTACGGCGATTTATGACGATGTGCCATCCACCCTTGAGGAGCGGCGCGAATGGTTTGAGGGACGCAATCAGCAGGGCTTTCCGGTGCTTGTCGCGGAGGACGATGGCAAGGTTCTGGGCTTTGCGTCCTATGGCCCGTGGCGGGCGCGCTGGGGATATCGCTTTACGGTCGAGCATTCCGTGCATGTGCATGTCGATCATCGTGGCACGGGAATGGGCAGGGCGCTGTTGACGGCGCTGATCCCGATGGCCAAAGAGGCCGGTATGCATGTGATGATTGGCGGCATTGATGCGGAAAACGTCAATTCCATTCGATTTCATGAGCGGTTTGGTTTTGTCGAGGTCGGCCGCGCCAAGCAGGTTGCGCGCAAGTTTGACCGGTGGCTTGATCTTGTGACGATGCAGCTTTTTTTAAACGAGCCGGATGCCCGCGCGTAA
- a CDS encoding SDR family NAD(P)-dependent oxidoreductase → MSDRMPTNYTSLADKSVFITGGATGIGEALVTAFVEQGAKVAFVDIAEEAGHALVEKLGKDAKHKPLFITCDITDIRALQDAVATAAKANGPITALLNNAANDTRHKWQDVTPEYWDERQAINIRPSFFAIQAVAPMMQKAGGGAIVNFGSVSWMMGQGGMPGYTTAKAATHGLTRGMARDLGKDGIRVNTLVPGWVMTQRQLDLWVDEAAEREIDERQCLKNKVMPSDIARMALFLTSDESRMVTAQNFIVDGGWV, encoded by the coding sequence ATGTCCGATCGCATGCCAACGAACTATACCAGCCTTGCCGATAAATCGGTTTTCATTACCGGCGGTGCCACGGGCATTGGCGAGGCGCTTGTCACCGCCTTTGTCGAGCAGGGGGCGAAAGTCGCCTTTGTCGACATTGCCGAGGAAGCCGGCCACGCGCTTGTTGAAAAGCTGGGCAAGGACGCCAAGCACAAGCCGCTTTTCATCACATGCGACATTACCGATATCAGGGCGCTTCAGGATGCGGTGGCAACGGCTGCCAAGGCCAACGGCCCGATCACGGCACTGCTTAATAATGCCGCCAATGACACCCGCCATAAATGGCAGGACGTGACGCCGGAATATTGGGATGAACGCCAGGCGATCAATATCCGCCCGTCCTTCTTTGCCATTCAGGCGGTCGCCCCGATGATGCAGAAGGCCGGGGGTGGCGCGATTGTCAATTTCGGGTCGGTGAGCTGGATGATGGGGCAGGGCGGCATGCCGGGCTATACCACGGCAAAGGCCGCAACCCATGGGCTTACACGCGGCATGGCGCGTGACCTTGGCAAGGATGGCATCCGGGTCAATACGCTTGTGCCCGGCTGGGTCATGACGCAGCGCCAGCTTGACCTTTGGGTCGATGAAGCCGCCGAGCGCGAGATTGACGAACGCCAGTGCCTTAAGAACAAAGTGATGCCGAGCGACATCGCGCGCATGGCGCTTTTCCTGACCTCGGATGAAAGCCGCATGGTCACGGCACAGAACTTTATCGTTGATGGCGGCTGGGTCTGA
- a CDS encoding IclR family transcriptional regulator — MTSQLNGSVLKAFRILELFAEGRSELTASDTATALGINMITAHRFLHTLEQAGALRMVARGVFRLGYVFADLGDRVLRDGSLPNLIQPVLDDLARRVGEACMATEFDRDMAVCIAKALPDRSLYVDIRIGSRLDAFCTAHGKLWLAFMSPDEQDRYFDSIRLTGMTERTITDLAALKSELHTIREQGFSMNNGERESDIYAVAVPILTQHGRMVSAISVFGASPTLIEQKRDHILTALRDAAQNATRALYGHF, encoded by the coding sequence AAGCCAGCTAAACGGATCGGTGCTCAAGGCCTTTCGCATCCTCGAACTCTTTGCCGAGGGACGGTCTGAACTGACCGCAAGCGACACCGCAACCGCCCTTGGCATCAACATGATCACCGCCCACCGGTTCCTGCATACGCTGGAACAGGCCGGGGCGCTTCGCATGGTCGCGCGCGGGGTCTTCCGGCTGGGCTATGTCTTTGCCGATCTGGGGGATCGTGTGCTGCGCGACGGCAGCCTGCCCAACCTGATCCAGCCGGTGCTGGACGATCTGGCGCGCCGCGTGGGGGAGGCCTGCATGGCCACCGAATTTGATCGCGACATGGCGGTCTGCATCGCCAAGGCCTTGCCGGATCGGTCGCTTTATGTCGATATCCGCATCGGATCGCGCCTTGATGCCTTTTGCACGGCGCATGGCAAATTGTGGCTGGCTTTCATGAGCCCGGATGAGCAGGACCGCTATTTCGATAGCATCCGCCTGACCGGCATGACCGAACGTACCATCACCGATCTGGCCGCCCTTAAATCGGAGCTTCACACCATCCGCGAACAGGGCTTTTCAATGAATAACGGCGAACGCGAAAGCGACATTTACGCCGTCGCCGTCCCGATCCTGACCCAGCATGGCCGCATGGTTTCGGCCATTTCGGTCTTTGGCGCCTCCCCGACCCTGATCGAACAGAAACGCGATCACATTCTGACGGCCCTGCGCGACGCCGCCCAAAACGCCACCCGCGCCCTTTACGGGCATTTCTAG
- a CDS encoding LysE family translocator, which yields MMIENLLLLWLAALPLMGSPGPATISLAASGSAFGIRPSLGYLGGIITGTIAVLLLVATGIATALLAHPIAGQVLTAIAALYILYLAWKIATAPIRPAHATASKSPQTTPEAKAPDFRGGVMLAIANPKAFAAIGAVYAAHAITPHSLWLDNALKIAALALVIVLVNSLWLVFGAGFARLLSDPRFGRLINILFAALLIASLAMALLSLS from the coding sequence ATGATGATTGAAAATCTGCTGCTGCTTTGGCTTGCCGCCCTGCCGCTGATGGGAAGCCCCGGCCCCGCGACCATAAGCCTGGCCGCAAGTGGTTCGGCCTTTGGCATTCGGCCAAGCCTTGGCTATCTCGGCGGGATCATCACCGGCACGATTGCGGTTTTGCTGCTGGTCGCCACCGGTATTGCCACCGCCCTTCTCGCCCATCCAATTGCCGGTCAGGTCCTGACGGCGATTGCCGCGCTTTATATCCTTTATCTGGCATGGAAAATCGCCACCGCCCCGATCAGGCCCGCCCACGCAACAGCCAGCAAATCGCCCCAAACCACTCCTGAAGCCAAGGCCCCCGATTTCCGCGGCGGCGTGATGCTGGCAATCGCCAACCCCAAGGCCTTCGCCGCCATCGGCGCGGTCTATGCTGCACACGCCATCACGCCACATTCCCTATGGCTGGATAACGCCCTTAAAATCGCGGCTCTGGCGCTGGTGATCGTGCTGGTCAATAGTCTGTGGCTGGTTTTCGGGGCGGGCTTTGCGCGCCTGCTATCCGATCCGCGTTTCGGGCGGCTGATCAATATCCTGTTTGCCGCCCTGCTGATCGCATCCCTCGCCATGGCCCTGCTGTCGTTATCCTGA